Within the Trueperaceae bacterium genome, the region GTAGATCGGGCCAGAAGATCCCCACGGTGCCCGCTGCCGCCAGCAACCGTGAGACCAGGTACATGCGGGTGAAGAGGTAGCCCTCGAGCGTCGCCGCGAACGCCCACAGGGCAGCGAACGAGGTGAGTACGGTCCAGGCGATGACAACGAACGGAACCCCTTCCCACAGAACCAGCTCCTGGTTGTAGACCATGAAGAGCGGGATCAGATAGAGCCCCTTCGCGAACTTCCACGCCTGCATCGCGGTCCGCATCGGGTCCGCGCCTGCGATGCCGGCTCCGGCGTAGGCGGCGAGGGCCACGGGAGGCGTGACGTTGGAATCCTGGGAGTACCAGAACACGACCAGGTGGGCGATGAGGAGCGGTACGCCGAAGTCCTGGGTCAGCGCCGGCGCGACCAGGATCACCAGCACGATGTAGGAGGCGGTAACGGGCAGGCCCATGCCCAGCACCAGCGAGGCGATGATGATCAAGATCAGCGCCAGGAGCAGGTTGCCTTGGGAGAAGGAGATCATCAGCGATGAGAACTTGAGCCCCAGGCCGGTGAGGCCCACGATGCCCACGACTATCCCAGCCGTGGCGCAGGCGAGGCTCACTGGCACCGAGTTGCGTGCTCCGGCCTCGAGCGCGCTCAGCAGTTGGCCCAGGCCGTGCACGCCCAGAGCGAGCAGGCCGCGCGGCGTGCTCGCTGGCGCCTCGGCTGATCGCGCCCCCCTGCTCACCTCCCACGATTCGGTGGTTGCCGGTTCCGACGAGCGCATGAGTAACCGCCCGACCAACCAGCGGAGGACGGCGACGCCGAGGATGGCCAGTACCGCGATGAAGCCGACCCGTTCGGGCGAGATGTTCCTGAACAGGAAGTAGACGAGCACTACCAGCGGGATGAGGTAGTGCCAACCCTGCCGCATGACCGTCCCGGCCTTTGGTAGCTGGTCGGCGGGGATGCCCATCATCCCGCGCTTCGCCGCGATGATGTCGACGAAGAGGTAGACCACCGAGAAGTAGAGGATCGCCGGGATGAAGCTGATCATCACGATGTCGACGTAGGGCGTGCGGGTGAACTCGGCGATGAGGAAGGCGCCGGCGCCCATGATCGGCGGCATTATCTGCCCGCCGGTCGAGGCGGCCGCTTCGACCCCTCCAGCCTCCTCCGGCTTGTACCCCAGCCTCTTCATGAGCGGGATGGTGAAGGCGCCGGTGGTGACGGTGTTCGCGATGGCGCTGCCCGAGATCGAGCCCATGAAGCCCGAGGAGACGACCGCGGCCTTGGCCGGTCCGCCGCGTTGACGGCCGGTGAGCGCGTAGGCGAGGTCTATGAAGAACTGACCGGCGCCGGTCACCTCGAGGACCGCGCCGAAGAGGATGAAGATGTACACGAAGGTGGCGGCGACGCCGAGTGCGATGCCGTAGATGCCCTCCTGGCCCAGGTAGAGCTGCGCGATGATGCGATCGAGCGAGTAGCCGCGGTGACCGAGGATGCCGGGCAGGAAGTCGCCCAGGAACGGAAGGGCGCCCCGGGGTCCCGCCATCGAGTAGAGGATGAACACGAGGCCGATGAGGGGCATCACCAGACCTATGGCGCGGCGCCCTGCCTCCAGCAGAGTGACTATCAGGACGCCGCCTATGATGATGTCGGTGGTGGTCCAGAAGCCGGCTCGCATGATGATGGCGTCGAGGTTGAGGGTGATGTAGAGGCCGGTGAGGAGCGAACCGCCGATGAAGAGGAGGTCGACCAGCCAGCCTACCAGTCGACGCTCCTTGCCCAACGGGAACATCAGGAACGTCAGGATCATGATGAGCATCAGGTGGATCGGGCGCTGGTAGAAGAGGCTCAGCGGCCTGATCCCGGCCGTGTAGAGTTGGAAGAGCGAGAGCAGGATACCCGTCAGCGCTATCAGAACGGTCGCTATCCGCGAGTAGTTGGGCAGTTTCTCTGTCGTCACTCGATAACCTCCACCACCACTCGCTGCCCCGCCGCGCGCTCGCTAAGTGAGTAGGCGATGCCGCCGTGCACCACCCGGTGATCAACCCGCGTGCTCGCTACCCGTAACAGGTAGCGGTTGCCCGGCACCGGCTCGTCGATGTCGCGGATCCAGTAGCCGTGGTCGCCGTCACTCTCGAGCCGGCCACGTCCGGGGATGTGTCCCAGTCCGGCGTCGAAGGTGGGAGTGTGGGTCTGGGTCAGCAGCATCTGGCCGTTCTCGTAGCGGTAATAGTCCTTCACCAAGATACCGGTCACCGAGTGGTTCCATGCGATGTACCAGCTCGGATCGTCTGCCAGTGGGATATCGAGGATCACGTCACCGCTCTGGGTGGTGACCCGCAGATGAGGTACCGCGCCCCCGCTGCCTAGCAGCAGGAGCGCGGTGAACAGAGCCAGGAGAGGGCGCAATGTAAGCCCCCTACCGTTCTCCGGATTCAACGGCTACTGGGGCGGACGGACGTCGTCCGGCACCTCGAGACCCTGATCTTCGTAGTAAGCGACGGCTCCCGGGTGGAGCGGGATGGGCGTCGATTCGATCGAGTTCTGCGGGGTCGTCTGGTTGCCCGAAGGGTGGATGGCGATGATCTCGTCGATGTGCGAGTAGAGCACGTCGAGGAAGTCGTACGCCAACTGATCGTCCATCTCGGCCGATACCACGATGACATTGGGGGTCCCGACGGTGACGACGTCCTCCTCCTGGCCCGGGTAGGTCTCGGCCGGGATGACGGTGCGGGCGAAGGTGGGCTCGGCCTCGAGCGCGTTCTGGATCTCCTCGTCGCTCAGAGAGAGGATCTTGATGTCGCGGGTGGTGGCGAGGTCGAGGATCGATGAGGTGGGTGGGCCCACGCTCCAGAAGCCGGCCTCGATCTGACCGTCGCGCAAAGCGGCCGCGGTCTCGTTGAAGTTGAGGCGGCGCTCGTCGATCTGGTCGTAGGTGATCCCGTTGGCGTTGAGCAATGTCTGTGCCGAGACCTCGGTGCCCGACCCAGGGGCGCCCACCGACACGACCTTGCCCTCGAGATCCGAGATGCTCTCGATACCTGAGTCGGCGAGGGTGACGATGTGGACGGTGTTGGCGTAGGCGACGCCGAGGGAGCGCAGGTTCTCGAGCTGGCGGCCCTCAAGCTGGCCGGTGCCAGTGTAGGCCTGGTAGACGGTGTCGGCGAGGGCGAGCGCGATGTCCGAGTCGCCGCGCGAGATGAGGCCGACGTTCTCCACCGAGGCGCCGGTGACTTCGGCGACAGCCTGGTAGCCATCGAGGTAATCGTTGATCAGCTCTGCGTAGCCGCCGCCTACCGGATAGTAGGTGCCGCCGGTGCCGCCTGTGGCTATCGACAGTTGAGTCTGCGCGAAAGTCGCGCTGATGAACAAAGCGACGAGAGACGCCAGTAATGTTCGTGCCAAACGCATCAGAACCTCCCTTGTGAAGTTTGTCATAGGGAGTATAGCAGTCGTTCATAGCCGTCCCCGGCATGAATTAAGGGAGCCGATACAACGTATGGGCAATTATTTCCGGCTCTCGGTACTTCCGGCCGCTTCCTGCGGCGGGCGTTAGACTCGGGCCCATGCTCGATGGAATCAAGGTCCTCGACCTCTCCCGTGTGCTCGCCGGTCCCTACTGCACGCAGCTGCTGGCAGATCTGGGCGCGACCGTCTGGAAGGTCGAACCGCCCGGAGGCGACGAGACGCGCTCCTGGGGACCGCCGTACGCGCAAGGGGAGAGCGCCTACTACCTCTCGGTCAATCGGAACAAGCAGGGCCTGTCGGTGAACCTGAAGGATCCGAGGGGAGCTGAGTTGGTGGCGCGGCTCGCGGACGCGGCCGATGTGCTGGTCGAGAACCTCAAGACCGGAGACTCCGCCCGCTACGGGCTCGACTATCCCACGATCAGTAGGCGCAATCAGAGGATCGTCTACGCCTCGATAACCGGCTACGGGCAGACTGGGCCGCGGGCTCACGAGCCCGGCTATGACGCGGCCATCCAGGCGGCGAGCGGACTGATGGCGATGACCGGGGAACCGGGCGGTGGCCCGGTGAAGCTAGGCGTGGCGTGGGTCGATGTTCTGGCCGGCGTCCACGCCGCCACCGCCATCACCGCAGCGCTTTTCGAGCGGGGGCGGACCGGCCGCGGCCGTTACCTGGACATCGCGCTGCTGGACGTGGCGATGGCCGCCATGGTCAACCAGGCACAGAGTTCGCTCCTCACCGGCGAGGCGCCTCGGCGGCTTGGCAGCGCTCACCCGAGCATCGTGCCGTATCAGGCGTTCGCTACGGCCGACGGTGAGCTGACCCTGGCAGTCGGTAACGACAGGCAGTTCCGCAGGCTATGCGAACTGATCGGTCAGCCGGAACTCGCCATCGATGAACGGTTCGCTGCCAACAGCGCCCGGGTGGAGAACCGCGACGAGCTCCTGCCCCGTATATCAGCCGCACTTCTCGAACGCCCCCGCGGTGAGTGGCTGGCCGCCTTCGGCCGGGCGGGCATACCTGCTGCCCCCGTGAACTCCCTCCCCGAGGCCCTCTCCGACGTGCAGGTCAGGGCCAGAGGGATGGTCGCCCCGGTGCCCCACCCGCTGGCCGGCGAGATCCCGATGGTGATGAGCCCCTTCGCTCGCGGGGATGCCGACCGGGCAGCGCCGCCGCTGCTGGCCCAGCACAATCGTGAGGTGCTCTCGGCGGAACTCGGCTTGACGGACGCCGAACTCGACGAACTCGAGTCGGCTGGGGTGTTGACGCGATTCGGCCCGGTCCCCTAACGGCTCTCAGGTGCTGCTGGCCGCTCCCAGCTGGTGCGGCAACTGGTTGAGGCGTAGCCAGTACCTCGTCAGCCGTTCGATCATCGCCTGGAACTCCTCATATGAAGCGGGCTTGGAGAGACAGGAGTTGATCCCGGCCGCGTAAGCATTGCCGACCAGCTCGCGGCTCGCGCCCGGATCGAGGGCGACGATGGGCATGCAGCGGGTACGAGGGCATGCCCTCAGTTTGGTGATCAGCTCGATCGGCCCGGGATCGTCCAGCTCCAGGTCGAGGAGGAGCACAGACGGCATGGGCCGCATGCCAGGTTTGCCGGAGTTCTGGAGCACTTCGATGACCTCGCTGCCGGTCCGGCTGTGAGTGACCAGCAGGTGTCCGCCGCCCCCGATCGCCGAGATGATCGAGTGAAGGTCTTCCGGGCGCGGCTCTGCGACTAGTACGTGCTGGGCTCGTCTGAGTGAGGACATCGATCCTCCGGCGGCAGCGGGTGTCGGGGGAACTCGAGCCCGGGGCCGGCCAGGGGCGCGAGTTATGCCGGTAACTACCAGGGTCGGTGAGAGGGCGCAAGAGGCCGTGCGGAGCGGTGGCGCAAGGGGGAGCCGCGCCATTTTGAATGTAGTACTACCATACTCTATCGACCCCTCCTCCGCAAGCATGCGCGGATGAACGTCACCTGAAGTCGCACGCTTAGCCGTGAGGGGAGTCGGCCGCTATCCGCCGGGTGAACCCTAGATAAGTCCGGCTCCCGCCGCCGCCCGGCATAGATAGATCTGTGGTTCCCGGCCGCTGGCCGTCCGATAGCAGTCGCCCACTGCGGCAGCGACGGCAGAGGCGGCTTCCGCGGTTACCAGCGCAACGGCGCAGCCGGCGAACCCGGCACCGGTGAGGCGCGCGCCCAGGCAGCCCGGTTGCGAACGGGCACAGCTGACCATGGCGTCCAACGCCTTGCTCGACACCTCGAAGTCGTCACGCAGGCTGATGTGGCTCTCGTTCATCAGCTCGCCCAGGCGCGATGCGTCGCCCGCCCTCATCGCAGCGGCGGCCGCCAGGGTGCGATCGTTCTCCGCCACTACGTGGCGCACCCTACGTAGCAGCAGGGGAGTGAGCAGGTGCGCTTGGGCCTCGAGGCGTTCTCTGGTGAGTTCTCTGAGGGAGGCGACGCTCAGGCGCCTGGCTGCTTCCTCGCACTGCTCGCGCCGTTCGTTGTAGTCGCTTCCCACGAGGGCCCGCCTCGTCGAGGTGTCTAGAACCAGCACGGCCGAGCCGGACGGCAGCGGCACGGGATCGACGGCGAGCGACCGGCAGTCGATGAGCAGCGCGTGCCCTTCCTGGCCCGCGGCACTCGCCAGCTGATCCATGATCCCGCTCCTGACGCCCAACCACTCGTTCTCTGCCCGCTGGCAGATCCGGGCGATCCGTTCCGGCTCCCACTCGAAGCTCGAAGATACGTGGAACGCCCGAGCCACCGCGAGCTCCAGCGCAGCCGAGGAGGAGAGGCCCGAGCCGCGCGGCACGTTACCGCTGAAGGCGGCTTCGAAGCCTCGGAGCTCGATTCCTGCCCAAGCAAGCGACCAGGCTACCCCCTTGAGGTACTCCGACCAGCCCCTTCCCTTCGTCGGAGCGTCGACCTCGAACTCGGCTTCCTCGCCTACGTCCAAGGCCCGGACCACGACCCGGCCGTCCGTTCGTGGCCGCACGGCCATCCTCACCTCGCGGTCTATCGCCATGGGAAGGACGAAGCCTTCGTTGTAGTCGGTGTGTTCCCCGATCAGGTTGACCCGGCCGGGTGCTCGGACGACCGCCTGGGCAGGGGCGCCGAAGCGCTCCCTGAACGCCGCCGCGACGTCGGCAGGCTCCGCTCCCGTCACGATTCCTCGGACAGCTTACGCAGACGGTCGGCCGCCTGCTCCGGCGTGAGGTCGCGCTGGGCCTCCCCCAGCAGCTCGAAACCGACCATGAATTTCCTGACCGTGGCGCTGCGCAGCAGCGGGGGGTAGAAGTGGGCGTGGAGCTGCCAGTGGGCTGTGTCCCCCATGCCGAAGGGCGCGCCGTGCCAGCCCATGGAGTAGGGGAAGGGCGTCTCGAAGAGGCGGTCGAAGCGGGCGAGGAGGCTGCCGAGTATGGCGGCCAGAGCAGACTGCTGGTCGTCGTCCAAAAGGTCGATGCGGGTTACCGGTTCCAGCGGCAGCAGTAGCGTCTCGAACGGCCATACCGCCCAGTAGGGCACGACCGCCAGCCAGTGCCGGTTCGAAAGCACCACTCGTTCCTGCCTGGCCAGCTCCTCTTCGGCGTATTCGAGCAGCAGCGGCCGCCCCTGTGCGGCCAGATAGGCGCGCTGACGCTCGTCCTCGCGGCCAGCCTCGGTAGGCAGGCTGTCGAGCGCCCAGATCTGACCATGCGGGTGTGGGTTCGATGCGCCCATCTGCTCCCCCCGGTTCTCGAATATCTGAACCCAGCTCCACGACTCCCCGAGCTCGGCCGTCTGGCTGGCCCAGAGCCGAACGACCCGGTGCCGCTCCTCGGGCGACATCCTGGCCAAGGTGAGGTCGTGCCTGGGGGAGAAGCAGATGACGCGGCACTCGCCGCGGACGCCGTCGTCCCTCAGCAGGGTCGAACCGGCAGGGGCCGGCGATGGTGCGTCGGGAAGCAGCGCTGCGAAGTCGTTGCGGAAGACGAAGGTGTGCTCGTACTCGGGATTCCGGACGCCCCCCGCTCGTTCGTTGCCTGGACAGAGGTAGCACTCCGGGTCGTAGGGGGGAAGATCGCGGGGCGAGGTCTTCTCCACTTGGCCCTGCCAGGGACGCTTCATCCGCTGCGGCGAAACGAGCACCCAGTCGCCGGTGAGCGGGTTGAAGCGACGGTGGGGGTGACTGGTGGGGTCGAAGTTCAGGTCCATGGTGGCAGCAGTCTGCTGCCGATGATAACGGCTGCCCGTGCGGCTCGGTCGAGTGCTCGCGGGTGCGCTCCGGCTCAGTCGGCGGGATCGAGCAGCACGTCGAGGACGTCGCCCCGCAACAGTCCCAGGTAAACGCCTTCGACGGAGATCTCCCTGGCGTGGGCCTGCACGACCGGATAGTCGTCGTTGTGGGGCCGAAGGGCGTAGTGGCTGGGGCTGAGTCTGTCGAGGTACTTGAGGGTGACCTCGCTCTCGCTCACGCGCACGGCGCAGATCTCACCGGATCGGTACGGCTCGCGCTTCTCGAAGACGACCACGTCGCCGTCCTGGATGAGGTCGGCCATCGACTCCCCGTGCACCCGCAGGGCGAAGCGCGCCCTGGTGAGGCCGGCCAGCGGCAGGTACGACTCGGCATGGGCGATGGCCTCGCTCAGGGGACCGGCGGGGATGTCGCCGAGGACCGGCACGCCCGTCGCCTGGGCGGGAAGCGTGAGGAGGGGGGACCTTCCGCGCCCACGGCTTTCGAAGTTGATGAAGCCCTTACGGTCGAGCGCTTCCAGGTGCTGCTTGAGCGACACGTAGTGGAGGCCCAGTTCGCGCGCGAAGTCCGAGAGTTCGGGCATCTCTCCGTATCGACGGAAGTGCTCGGTCAGCCTTTCGTAGACCTTCTGCTGCCTGGGCGTGAGCGAGTTCGCGTCGAGAGCGGTCGCATCGAGAGATCTGGCGGAGAAACCTTTCATGTGCTACCTTAAATCGTAAGGTATCGGGGAGGGGGTGTCAACCGTAGGGGACGGGCGATGGCGAGCGGCTCCGCAAGCTTCTGTGAATAATATGAGAAGCCATGTTCTGCACAATACAAACCCTCTAGACAAGGTCGGCTATGTCTGCTATATTATCTGTAGTTGTTTCGACTCTTCCTGCGCTCAGCGCGCAGATTTCCCCGAGCATGTTCACAGATTGCAGGGGGGCACCCGAATCCCACGAGTAGAGAACGAAATAGCCGAAAGGACAGTTCGATGCTGAACACATTCGATACTCTTCGCAGGCCAGAGCACTGCGATGTGCCAGACATTGTGCCGAACGCCCTCGCCCTCCCGACGCGCACGCTCGATCCGGGCGGCACGCTCTACGAATCCGGACGCGAGGCCTCCTCGCTCTACGTCGTCAACTACGGCGTTCTCAAGGCGGTCGTCCCCACCTCGCTGGGCCGCGATCGGATAGCCGACCTCTACGGCCCGGGCGACGTCCTCGGCTTGGCGGCTCTCGACGGCGGACAGCATGCCGAGACCGTGATAGCGGTTCATGACGCCTGCCTCACGCCCATCGATCCCGCCCAGGCGATGAATGACCGCAAGTTGCGCGACTACATCATGCAGTCGATGGCGAGGCAGGTCCGCCGCAGTCGCGAGATGATCGACGAAGCCGAGCTCCCGGTGGGCGCCCGCGTCACCCGTGCTTTCCTGCGCCTCGCCGAGCGCTTCGGCCAGACCGCCGACGACGCCGAAGGGATCAAGCTCCCGCTGGCGCTCACCCACGAAGACCTGGCCGACCTCACAGGCTCCTCGCGCGTCACCATCACCAGGATCCTGGGCGAGCTGCGCAACGAGGGGGCGCTGTCCGGAACCCGCGGCGTCTACGTCGCCGATCCCGAAGGGCTCGAGCAGGCCACCGACCACTACGTGATGCAGGTCCTCTGACCCGGTTCGAAGCTAGCTGACGCCGCCGCCCGCGAGGGCGGCGGTTTTCGTTCCCAACCGGTCGGCTACCGCCGACGTAGCTCGGCGCCACCAGGGGCGGCCGGGCGACGCCTATACTCGAAGGCGATGCTGAGTTTCACCGAGACGGCCAAGGAGCGAGTCCTTCACTTCCTGGAGGTGCAGAAAGGGCAAGGCGTGACCGCCCTGCGCGTCGCCGGGAACCGCGCCGAGCAGAAGCTGTGGCTGGTCAAGCCCGACGACCGCCGCGACGACGACGCGGTCTTCGACGGGGGCGGATTCGAGGTTTTCCTCGACCCGCTGTCCCGGAACAACCTCGAGGGCGCCCGCGTCGACTTCGTCGAGGGTGTGATGCAGAGCGGCTTCCGGGTCTTCTATCCCAGTCCCACCTGGGACGATCCGGTGGCCCAGAAGGTTCAGGATGTGCTCGACCGCCAGATCAATCCGGGCGTTGCGAGCCACGGCGGTACCGTCTCGCTGGAGCGGGTCGAGGAGGGCGTCGCTTACATCTCACTGGGTGGCGGCTGCCAGGGCTGCGGCGCGGCGGATATCACGCTGCGCCAGGGGATCGAGAGGATGATCCTGGAACAGGTGCCCGAGGTAACCAGGGTCGCCGACGTGACCGACCACGCCAGCGGAACCAACCCCTACTACAAGAGGGAAGAAGACGGCGCGGACTCGCCGCTGGCCTGATCCATCCGCTGCACTCGTTGCGCGGCGGCGTCCACCGCCTGCTTGATCAGTTGCGGGAGGCTCTTGCCGGCAAGCGGCTTGTGGACCAGCAGGTCGGCGCCTGCCTCCTGAGCTGCAGCCTCGGTCTCGGCGTCCGCGAGTGAGGTCATGATGATCATCGGCAAGCCGCGGAGGCGCGAGATTCGCTTGACCCGCTTGCACACCTCGATACCGGTCATGAACGGCATGTTCACGTCGAGGATGCTCACCTCAGGGGTGTTCGCCTGGAGGTAGGTCAGGGCCTCGTGACCGTCGGCCACTGCCACCACATCGTAGTTGTGTGCCGAGAGAAGTAGCTCGACCACCTTGCGGTGCCCGTCGCTGTCGTCCGCAACCAGGATCGTGGCCCTGTTGGTGCTCGACTCCGCCATGGCGGCACCTTAGCCGGCGAACCCTTACGAATTTCTGACTCGTTAGGCCGAACGCCCCGATGTGCGTGCCTCACGGCGTTCGGCGGCTGCCAGTCCGACTCCCGGCGGCTGTTGCGCGGCCGCCTGCGGCGGCTTATAGTTGGCAGGTGGTCGAGGCCTCGAGGCGCCCCCCGGTGAGACCGAAGGCAGCAATCCCGATACTCAGCATGCGCGGCATAGTCAAACGCTTCCCGGGCGTGGTGGCGAACGACGACGTGAGCTTCGACGTGCTGCCCGGCGAGGTACACGCGCTCCTGGGCGAGAACGGTGCCGGCAAGACCACGCTCATAAGCATCCTCTACGGATTGCAGCAACCCGACGGGGGTGAGATCCGGCTCGACGGCCAGCCGGTCAGGCTGGGCAGCCCCCGCCAGGCGATGGCCCGGGGTATCGGCCTGGTCGCTCAGCACTTCCACCTCGCCCGCCGGCACACGGTCGCCGAGAACATCGCCATCGGTCTGCCCGGCACCCCGTTCTTCCGCCCCACCGGTCGTCTCGAGCGGCGCATCGAGCAGCTCGGGCGCCACTACGGTCTCGACATCGACCCCACTGCCAGGATCTGGCAGCTCTCCCCGGGTGAACAGCAACGGGTAGAGATCGTGAAAGCGCTTCTGCAGGGCGCCCGGCTACTCATCCTCGACGAGCCAACCAGCGTCCTCACTCCTCAGGAGGCCGACAAGCTGTTCGAGGTGCTCGAGCAGATGACCGCCGAGGGGAAGGGGATCGTCTTCATCAGCCACAAGCTGGGCGAGGTGATGCGGGTCTCGAAGCGGATCACGGTATTGCGCAAGGGCCGGGTGGTAGGCAGGCTCGACACTCGTGAAGCAACGGCGGCCGGGCTCGCCAGCCTGATGGTGGGACAGGTGACCTCGCCACGGGGCAAAGACACTCCTGCCGGAGAGCGCAGCATCGCGCGGCTCGAGGGTGTCTCGGCCCGGAACGAGCGGGGCTTGCCCGCCCTGAGGGGGGTCTCCTTCGACATCAGGGGAGGCGAGATCCTGGGCGTGGCGGGAGTGGCCGGCAACGGTCAGGCTGAACTCGTCGAAGTGGTCTCGGGCCTCCGCCGGCCGGATTCCGGCCGCTTCTCGATACTGGAGCGCGATGTGACCGAGTTGGGCGTGCGTGAGCTGCTGGAAAGCGGAGTAGCGCTCATCCCCGAGGACCGGAACCGGATGGGAACGGTGCCCGCGATGTCGGTGGCCGAGAACCTGGTGTTGCGCCAGTACCGGCGTGCTCCCTACGCGCGCAAGGGCCTAATCGACTGGGACGCCGTCTCGGGCTTCGCAAGGGAGTCTATCTCCCGTTACCAGATCGCCACCCCGAACCACTCCACTCGCGCCCGGCTCCTGTCGGGCGGGAACGTCCAGAAGCTGATACTCGCCCGAGAACTGGCGGGTGAGCCCCGGCTGGTGGTCGCCGCTCATCCCACCTACGGCCTCGACGTCGGAGCCACGGCGCTCACCCACGACCTGCTGCTGAGGCAGCGCGAGCGGGGCGCCGGAGTCTTGCTGGTTTCCGAAGATCTGGATGAGCTGTTGCAACTGGCCGACCGGATCCTGGTGCTCTCACAAGGGGAGGTCGCCGGGATCGTCGATGCCCGTGAGGCGGACCGCGAGGGGTTGGGCCTCCTCATGACCCGGGGCCAGGAGCGATCGGTCGCGTGAAGCGGGAGGAAAGCCTAGCTTGCTAGGAGTTCGCTTCGAGCGACGGCCCGATCCGTCGCCGCTGCTCGTGTTCGCCGTCTCGCTTGCCGCCATCCTCGCGGCCCTGCTGGTTACGGGCGTCCTCTTCGCTCTTCAAGGGGTCGATCCGGTGGCCGGCTTCGCCACCATCCTCCAGCGGACGATCCTCGACCCGCGAGGCTCGAGCGAGGTAGTGCGCAAGTCGATCCCGCTGCTGTTGGCCGGGGTAGGGATCGTACTCGCTCTGCGGGCGCGCTTCTGGAATATCGGTGCCGAGGGGCAGATCCTGGCGGGAGCCGTCGCCGCTTCCGGCGTGGCTCTCTTCCTGCCGGTGCCGCCGGCACTGATGGTGCCGACGATGTTCCTCGCCGGGTTCATCGCGGGCGCCGCCTGGGGGTTCCTGCCGGCGATCCTCAAGGTGCGCCTAGGCGTCAACGAGATAATCACGACGCTGATGCTCAACTACGTTGCCCTCTACATCGTCCGCTGGCTCATCAACGGACCGTGGCGGGGCGACAGCGTCACCGGCTTCTCCTACAGCGACCGCTTCCCCGAGTACGCCTGGCTGCCCACGATCGGCACGACTCGACTCCATTGGCCGACCCTCCTGATCGGCCTGGTTCTGGCGCTACTGCTCGCCTTCGTACTCTTCCGCACCCGGCTCGGGTTCGAGATCAGGATGATGGGCGAGAGCCCTGAGGCGGCTCGGTACGCCGGCGTCGACTTCTTCTGGACCACCATCGCCCTGGTCTGCGTGGCGGCCGGAGCAGCCGGGATCGCCGGCGTCGGAGAGGTGGCGGGCATCCACCAGCGTCTGCTCGAGCCCACCAGCATCTCGCTCGGCTACGGCTATACCGCGATAATCGTCGCGCTGCTGGCGCGCGGCAATCCGCTCGCTACGATCGTGACAGCTCTGTTCATGGGCCTCGTATTCGCCTCCGGCGACATCATGAAGGTCTCGCTGCGACTCCCTTCGCAGATGCCCAGCGTCATCAACGGCCTGGTCCTGCTCTTCCTGGTCTGCTCCGAACCGCTCCTGCGTTACCGCCTGGTGAGGCGCGGGGGAGGGCCGAAACGCAGGGTGGCGAAGGCGAACTGATGGAGATCGAGCTCCTTACCGGAACTACCGCGCGCGCCCTCGCCTTCAGCACTCCACTGATCTGGGCGGCGATGGGGGAGATATTCGCGGAGCGGTCGGGGGTAGTGAACCTGGGCGTAGAGGGGATGATGATCCTGGGAGCGGTCACCGGGTTCATCGCCGCCCAGAGCAGCGGCGATCCGTGGCTCGGACTCTTGGCCGCTGCCATGACGGGTGGAGTTGTCGGACTCTTCCACGCCTTCGCCGCCGTTACGCTGCGCGCGAACCAGTACGTTTCGGGTCTGGCGATAACGATCTTCGGCTTGGGGCTATCGGGACTGCTGGGCCGCAAGTGGGTCGGCAGGCCGCTGTTCGATTCGATGGAGCCGTTCGACCTGCCCCTGCTGTCCGACATCCCGATCATCGGTCCCGCCCTCTTCACCGACCAGCACGCCTTGGCCTATCTCGCCTTGCTGGTCTCTGTGCTCCTCTGGTTCGTCCTCCATCACACCCGAGCCGGGCTGGTGATAAGGACCGTGGGCGAGTCGCCGGCTGCCGCCGACACGGCCGGCCGCAGCGTTACGCTCACCCGCTACCTGAGCGTCGGCTTCGGGGGCGTGATGGCGGGGATAGGGGGCGCCTACCTGTCCCTCGCCTACCGGCCGTCGTGGGG harbors:
- a CDS encoding UDP-glucose--hexose-1-phosphate uridylyltransferase, translated to MDLNFDPTSHPHRRFNPLTGDWVLVSPQRMKRPWQGQVEKTSPRDLPPYDPECYLCPGNERAGGVRNPEYEHTFVFRNDFAALLPDAPSPAPAGSTLLRDDGVRGECRVICFSPRHDLTLARMSPEERHRVVRLWASQTAELGESWSWVQIFENRGEQMGASNPHPHGQIWALDSLPTEAGREDERQRAYLAAQGRPLLLEYAEEELARQERVVLSNRHWLAVVPYWAVWPFETLLLPLEPVTRIDLLDDDQQSALAAILGSLLARFDRLFETPFPYSMGWHGAPFGMGDTAHWQLHAHFYPPLLRSATVRKFMVGFELLGEAQRDLTPEQAADRLRKLSEES
- a CDS encoding S24 family peptidase — its product is MKGFSARSLDATALDANSLTPRQQKVYERLTEHFRRYGEMPELSDFARELGLHYVSLKQHLEALDRKGFINFESRGRGRSPLLTLPAQATGVPVLGDIPAGPLSEAIAHAESYLPLAGLTRARFALRVHGESMADLIQDGDVVVFEKREPYRSGEICAVRVSESEVTLKYLDRLSPSHYALRPHNDDYPVVQAHAREISVEGVYLGLLRGDVLDVLLDPAD
- a CDS encoding Crp/Fnr family transcriptional regulator; translated protein: MPDIVPNALALPTRTLDPGGTLYESGREASSLYVVNYGVLKAVVPTSLGRDRIADLYGPGDVLGLAALDGGQHAETVIAVHDACLTPIDPAQAMNDRKLRDYIMQSMARQVRRSREMIDEAELPVGARVTRAFLRLAERFGQTADDAEGIKLPLALTHEDLADLTGSSRVTITRILGELRNEGALSGTRGVYVADPEGLEQATDHYVMQVL
- a CDS encoding NifU family protein; amino-acid sequence: MLSFTETAKERVLHFLEVQKGQGVTALRVAGNRAEQKLWLVKPDDRRDDDAVFDGGGFEVFLDPLSRNNLEGARVDFVEGVMQSGFRVFYPSPTWDDPVAQKVQDVLDRQINPGVASHGGTVSLERVEEGVAYISLGGGCQGCGAADITLRQGIERMILEQVPEVTRVADVTDHASGTNPYYKREEDGADSPLA
- a CDS encoding response regulator; its protein translation is MAESSTNRATILVADDSDGHRKVVELLLSAHNYDVVAVADGHEALTYLQANTPEVSILDVNMPFMTGIEVCKRVKRISRLRGLPMIIMTSLADAETEAAAQEAGADLLVHKPLAGKSLPQLIKQAVDAAAQRVQRMDQASGESAPSSSLL
- a CDS encoding ABC transporter ATP-binding protein produces the protein MVEASRRPPVRPKAAIPILSMRGIVKRFPGVVANDDVSFDVLPGEVHALLGENGAGKTTLISILYGLQQPDGGEIRLDGQPVRLGSPRQAMARGIGLVAQHFHLARRHTVAENIAIGLPGTPFFRPTGRLERRIEQLGRHYGLDIDPTARIWQLSPGEQQRVEIVKALLQGARLLILDEPTSVLTPQEADKLFEVLEQMTAEGKGIVFISHKLGEVMRVSKRITVLRKGRVVGRLDTREATAAGLASLMVGQVTSPRGKDTPAGERSIARLEGVSARNERGLPALRGVSFDIRGGEILGVAGVAGNGQAELVEVVSGLRRPDSGRFSILERDVTELGVRELLESGVALIPEDRNRMGTVPAMSVAENLVLRQYRRAPYARKGLIDWDAVSGFARESISRYQIATPNHSTRARLLSGGNVQKLILARELAGEPRLVVAAHPTYGLDVGATALTHDLLLRQRERGAGVLLVSEDLDELLQLADRILVLSQGEVAGIVDAREADREGLGLLMTRGQERSVA